A genomic segment from Microcoleus sp. bin38.metabat.b11b12b14.051 encodes:
- the typA gene encoding translational GTPase TypA, which produces MSLPIRNVAIIAHVDHGKTTLVDALLRQSGVFREGEEVPDCVMDSNDIERERGITILSKNTAVRYKETLINIVDTPGHADFGGEVERVLGMVDGCLLIVDANEGPMPQTRFVLKKALEKGLRPIVFVNKIDRDRADPHKAVDKVLDLFLELGADDDQCDFPYLFGSGLNGTAKKTLEDEAVDMKPLFEEILDHVPPPIGDPDKPLQLQVTTLDYSEYVGRIVIGRIHNGTIRIGQQAVLITESGALVKSKISKLMGFEGLKRIDIAESSAGNLVAVAGFADAYIGETITCPNDPQALPLIKVDEPTLQMTFSVNDSPFCGQEGSLVTSRQIRDRLMRELQTNVALRVEETDSPDKFLVSGRGELHLGILIENMRREGYEFQVSQPQVIFREVGGRPCEPFECLVLDVPEEAVGGCIERLGQRKAEMQDMHVSSTGRTQIEFSVPARGLIGFRGEFMRLTRGAGIMNHSFLDYRPLGGEIIARRNGVLISFEEGTATTYSLKNAEDRGVFFITPGTKVYRGMIIGENNRDEDMELNICKSKQLTNHRASGGEELAQLQAPVDMSLERALEYIGQDELVEVTPKSIRLRKLSKKLVKR; this is translated from the coding sequence ATGAGTCTTCCCATTCGCAACGTTGCTATCATTGCTCACGTCGATCACGGCAAAACCACCCTTGTGGATGCTCTCCTCAGACAGTCCGGGGTCTTCCGCGAAGGGGAAGAAGTCCCAGATTGCGTCATGGACTCCAATGACATCGAGCGCGAGCGTGGCATCACCATCCTTTCCAAAAATACCGCTGTCCGATACAAAGAAACCCTGATCAACATCGTCGATACCCCCGGACACGCGGACTTCGGCGGTGAAGTAGAACGAGTTCTCGGCATGGTTGACGGTTGTTTGCTGATCGTAGACGCTAACGAAGGCCCGATGCCGCAAACCCGCTTCGTGCTCAAAAAAGCCCTCGAAAAAGGACTGCGCCCGATCGTATTTGTCAACAAGATCGATCGCGATCGAGCAGATCCCCACAAAGCAGTCGATAAAGTTTTGGATCTGTTCCTCGAACTCGGCGCCGACGACGATCAGTGCGACTTCCCCTATCTGTTCGGTTCGGGACTCAACGGTACTGCTAAAAAAACTTTGGAAGACGAAGCAGTGGACATGAAACCGCTGTTTGAAGAAATCCTAGACCACGTACCGCCCCCCATCGGCGACCCTGACAAACCTCTGCAACTGCAAGTCACCACCCTAGATTACTCAGAATACGTCGGCCGCATCGTCATCGGCCGCATCCACAACGGCACGATTAGAATCGGTCAACAAGCAGTTTTAATCACAGAAAGCGGCGCGCTTGTCAAGTCAAAAATCAGCAAATTGATGGGCTTTGAAGGCCTGAAGCGCATTGATATCGCAGAATCTTCTGCTGGTAATCTTGTCGCCGTTGCCGGTTTTGCTGATGCGTATATTGGCGAGACAATTACCTGTCCCAACGACCCACAAGCGCTACCTTTAATCAAAGTAGACGAACCGACTTTGCAGATGACTTTCTCGGTGAACGATTCGCCGTTCTGCGGTCAAGAAGGTAGTTTGGTCACATCGCGTCAAATTCGCGATCGACTAATGCGAGAACTCCAAACCAACGTCGCCTTGCGCGTCGAAGAAACCGACTCTCCCGACAAATTCCTCGTATCCGGCCGTGGCGAACTTCACCTCGGAATCCTGATCGAAAATATGCGTCGCGAAGGATACGAATTCCAAGTATCCCAGCCGCAAGTAATCTTCCGCGAAGTCGGCGGCCGTCCCTGCGAACCCTTTGAATGTTTGGTCTTAGACGTACCCGAAGAAGCAGTCGGTGGCTGCATCGAACGCCTCGGTCAGCGCAAAGCAGAAATGCAAGATATGCACGTCAGCAGCACCGGTCGCACCCAAATCGAATTTTCAGTCCCCGCCCGCGGTTTGATTGGATTCCGAGGCGAGTTTATGCGCTTGACTCGCGGCGCTGGAATTATGAACCACAGCTTCCTCGACTATCGCCCCCTCGGTGGAGAAATTATCGCCCGTCGCAACGGAGTATTGATTTCCTTTGAAGAAGGAACTGCAACTACTTATTCACTGAAAAATGCTGAAGACCGTGGCGTATTTTTCATTACCCCCGGAACCAAGGTTTACAGAGGGATGATTATCGGAGAAAACAACCGAGATGAAGACATGGAGCTGAATATCTGCAAGTCGAAGCAGTTGACAAACCACCGCGCATCTGGTGGTGAAGAATTGGCGCAATTGCAAGCACCAGTCGATATGAGTTTGGAACGCGCTTTGGAGTACATCGGTCAGGATGAATTGGTGGAAGTAACACCGAAATCAATTCGCTTGCGGAAGTTGTCCAAGAAGTTGGTGAAACGCTAA
- a CDS encoding ParA family protein: MSPKSIAVINFKGGVGKTTVTWSMGNIISQGTDLEVLMLDLDPQMSLTEAIGLNENTGHLDDKFGKWYEKSLKHRLTIYDALEVFKKAGQNFKFPVGFDTIYQIDEQLHFIPSVEELYWLDLDGFEGKNVKDFIRQFSGKIVNSPNLPKYDLMLFDCSPSFSLLTYSVLSCCDLILIPVNPDYFGSRGLSLVLNSLQKRIEPYPFPKIAVFMNKAKIYGGLLTNEVQFYMREVKRLCAEISKDNNIEVRFFESTIRESVGLKRAINEGELPRELVREFEQLWRECEEYLK; this comes from the coding sequence ATGAGTCCAAAATCCATAGCCGTAATCAACTTCAAAGGCGGTGTCGGGAAGACAACCGTCACCTGGAGTATGGGAAATATTATATCCCAAGGAACCGACTTAGAAGTCCTGATGTTAGACCTAGACCCGCAAATGTCGCTCACAGAGGCGATCGGGCTTAACGAAAACACTGGTCATTTAGATGATAAATTTGGTAAGTGGTACGAAAAATCTCTCAAACACCGACTCACAATTTACGACGCCCTCGAAGTCTTTAAAAAAGCCGGACAAAACTTTAAATTTCCCGTTGGTTTCGACACTATTTATCAGATTGACGAACAGTTGCATTTTATCCCTTCAGTTGAAGAATTGTACTGGTTGGATCTCGATGGATTTGAGGGTAAAAATGTAAAAGACTTCATCCGCCAGTTTAGCGGGAAAATCGTTAACTCTCCCAATCTCCCCAAATACGATTTAATGCTGTTTGACTGTTCGCCTTCCTTCAGTCTCCTCACCTACAGCGTCCTCTCTTGCTGTGACTTAATATTGATTCCCGTCAATCCCGATTATTTTGGTTCTCGGGGATTGAGTTTAGTTTTAAACTCGCTCCAGAAACGGATTGAGCCTTACCCGTTTCCCAAAATTGCAGTGTTTATGAATAAAGCTAAAATCTATGGAGGATTGCTGACTAATGAAGTTCAGTTTTACATGAGAGAAGTCAAGAGACTTTGCGCTGAGATATCAAAAGATAATAACATAGAAGTCAGATTTTTTGAATCGACTATTCGGGAAAGCGTCGGGTTGAAACGGGCGATTAATGAGGGAGAACTGCCGCGAGAATTAGTTAGAGAATTTGAGCAACTTTGGCGCGAGTGTGAGGAGTATCTGAAATGA
- a CDS encoding transcriptional regulator, with amino-acid sequence MKDAKMPASDSYHPFKISNLKDPNYSAAYLSLIFGEEEEGDLELKIMLSAMRDIFEALGEPNMSADDAKLHLEKLDALLSGEGIATIYGLASWLKVLGLKLTVAVDVEDEKISANVAELAEVAKV; translated from the coding sequence ATGAAAGACGCCAAAATGCCTGCTAGTGATAGCTATCATCCCTTTAAAATTTCCAATCTCAAAGATCCAAACTATTCTGCTGCTTACCTTTCTCTGATATTTGGAGAAGAGGAAGAAGGAGATTTGGAATTAAAAATTATGCTCTCAGCTATGAGAGATATATTTGAGGCTCTTGGTGAACCAAATATGTCTGCTGATGATGCTAAATTGCATTTGGAAAAATTAGATGCTTTGTTATCAGGAGAAGGAATTGCGACAATTTATGGTTTGGCTAGTTGGCTGAAGGTTCTGGGATTGAAGTTAACAGTCGCGGTTGATGTAGAGGATGAGAAAATTTCTGCTAATGTTGCTGAATTGGCGGAAGTTGCAAAGGTTTGA
- a CDS encoding type II toxin-antitoxin system RelE/ParE family toxin, translating to MEAQPRDIKRYIKQNGTVPFAEWFGSLRDVNAKIRIDKRLERISSGNLGDCRSVGEGVCELKIDYGPGYRVYFGQVGSAIVLLLCGGDKSTQDQDISKAKKYWRDYERRQNAC from the coding sequence ATGGAAGCGCAACCCAGAGATATTAAGCGTTATATCAAACAAAATGGCACAGTTCCATTTGCCGAATGGTTTGGCTCCCTGCGAGATGTTAACGCTAAAATCAGGATTGATAAGAGGCTGGAGCGGATTAGCAGTGGCAATTTGGGAGACTGTCGCTCAGTTGGCGAAGGAGTTTGCGAACTTAAAATCGACTATGGGCCGGGCTACCGAGTCTACTTTGGACAAGTGGGATCTGCGATCGTGCTTCTGCTGTGCGGTGGGGATAAAAGCACTCAAGATCAAGACATTAGTAAAGCTAAGAAATATTGGAGAGATTATGAAAGACGCCAAAATGCCTGCTAG
- a CDS encoding pentapeptide repeat-containing protein, protein MSETELDLVSIATRLLHLEQDQVILKKYIAKLKRQLEAQEQRFNDRPEPPQLENLIAQIAVLQQRFDLGIADMSVISEPPIELEAETEQHNLDFQYQLVCDRPNSRAVLVEALSVARERLIIVCPWLNCNSINDELLQKFRDCLNRGCAIDIGWGYLGDRQKIGKGWRYNALADLQELASEYPGQFSLNLLGTHENYLVCDSSFAMLGSHNFLTNSDQSAEKEVGIRTGHCQIVKQLIERFDSSQVLNEEEIESRFIESSDYLDRADYLEGLAADAAEGEIDLEDSAEDLDDESEASLEPVVNVEEFWERYTQGERDFTGINLAGADLRGKNLAAGVNLSNANLNKANLNGVSWQMINLSGATLKEANMSNAFFSSTNFSNANLSRANLSQANLSSANLTQANLVNANLSQANLQSAKLEKSKLRKASLRGTLLEYANFSEADFTGANLNGAKLSQQTKFTNANLAQANLSGLYLSLHTLFHNNITFSQPIHLKT, encoded by the coding sequence ATGTCAGAGACAGAACTAGATTTAGTGTCAATAGCCACCAGATTATTACATCTTGAACAAGATCAAGTTATTCTCAAAAAATATATAGCCAAACTTAAGCGGCAGTTAGAAGCACAGGAACAACGATTTAACGATCGCCCGGAACCGCCACAGCTAGAAAATTTGATAGCCCAAATTGCGGTGCTGCAACAGCGGTTTGATTTGGGAATTGCCGATATGTCGGTCATTTCAGAGCCGCCGATTGAGCTTGAGGCTGAGACAGAACAGCACAACTTAGACTTTCAGTATCAGTTAGTATGCGATCGCCCCAACAGTCGCGCTGTGTTGGTGGAGGCGCTATCAGTAGCACGAGAGCGGCTGATTATTGTTTGCCCTTGGCTCAATTGTAACAGTATTAATGATGAATTGCTGCAAAAATTTAGGGATTGCTTGAACCGAGGATGTGCGATCGATATTGGCTGGGGTTATTTGGGCGATCGGCAAAAAATCGGCAAGGGATGGCGATACAATGCTTTAGCAGATTTGCAAGAATTAGCAAGCGAATATCCCGGTCAATTTAGTCTCAATTTATTAGGTACTCACGAAAACTATTTAGTCTGCGATTCCAGTTTTGCTATGTTGGGGAGCCATAATTTTCTGACTAACAGCGACCAAAGTGCAGAAAAAGAAGTGGGAATCCGCACGGGTCACTGTCAAATTGTCAAGCAATTAATTGAGAGATTTGACAGCAGCCAAGTATTAAATGAGGAGGAGATTGAGAGCAGGTTTATAGAGAGTTCGGATTACCTGGATCGAGCAGATTATTTGGAAGGATTGGCGGCGGATGCTGCTGAGGGAGAGATTGATTTAGAGGATAGCGCTGAGGATTTGGATGATGAGTCTGAGGCTAGTCTGGAACCTGTTGTTAATGTTGAGGAGTTTTGGGAGCGTTACACTCAGGGAGAAAGGGATTTTACTGGGATTAATTTAGCTGGTGCTGACTTGAGGGGTAAAAACCTAGCTGCTGGTGTTAACTTGAGTAATGCTAATTTGAATAAAGCTAATTTGAACGGTGTAAGTTGGCAGATGATAAACCTCAGTGGGGCAACTTTGAAGGAAGCAAATATGAGCAATGCGTTTTTCTCTAGCACAAATTTTAGTAATGCTAATTTATCAAGGGCTAACCTTTCTCAAGCTAATTTATCTTCAGCCAATCTGACTCAGGCAAATTTAGTCAATGCCAACCTTTCTCAGGCTAATTTACAATCAGCCAAACTAGAAAAATCAAAATTAAGGAAGGCAAGTTTAAGAGGAACCCTACTAGAATATGCAAATTTTAGTGAAGCCGATTTTACTGGT
- a CDS encoding tetratricopeptide repeat protein, with the protein MARLTASLYDLRVALEDYTQAIQLKPDFAQAHYNRGIFHYELGDSERANEDFYNAKNLYHMQGKEEKYQKVLDIIEELQQED; encoded by the coding sequence ATCGCCAGATTAACTGCGAGTCTATACGATCTTAGAGTAGCGCTTGAGGATTATACCCAGGCAATTCAGCTTAAACCAGACTTTGCCCAAGCTCATTACAACCGAGGCATTTTCCACTATGAACTGGGCGATTCCGAAAGAGCAAATGAAGATTTTTACAATGCTAAAAATTTATATCATATGCAGGGAAAAGAAGAAAAATATCAAAAGGTACTTGATATAATAGAAGAACTTCAGCAAGAAGATTGA